A single Anatilimnocola floriformis DNA region contains:
- a CDS encoding FAD:protein FMN transferase: MTPPDEKSSRRDFLAGRAAKKEIVRFVEETTPRPAVPTAEPPRPAPPLLHVSRDAMACEFEIFFDPVRYPSGADVSVAALDLVAALEDQLTVYRDTSEVARLNAIASFRAVPVETGLFELLQKAKTLSRQTGGAFDVTAGQLSKTWGFYRRAGRMPSADEIEEALATVGYEQLELAADQQSVQFLKPGMEINLGAIGKGYALDRAADMLKEKELCDCLLHGGNSSVLARGHREGDAGGWTIALKHPLRPTERFAEFTLRDQALGTSGSGTQYFHHGGRRYGHIIDPRNGWPAEKILSSTVIAPTAAEADAFSTALYVMTLDEAAAFAQQRPDVAALLTTFGKHPGEIGVHPFNLADDAWRV; the protein is encoded by the coding sequence ATGACCCCGCCCGACGAAAAAAGTTCACGACGCGATTTCCTGGCCGGCCGTGCCGCGAAGAAGGAAATCGTGCGGTTTGTCGAGGAAACCACGCCGCGGCCCGCTGTTCCTACGGCCGAACCGCCGCGACCCGCGCCGCCGTTGTTGCATGTCAGCCGCGATGCCATGGCGTGCGAGTTCGAGATTTTTTTCGATCCGGTCCGCTATCCGAGCGGGGCCGATGTCTCGGTCGCGGCCCTCGATCTGGTGGCGGCGCTCGAAGATCAGCTGACCGTTTATCGTGACACCAGCGAAGTCGCTCGGCTGAATGCCATTGCTTCGTTTCGGGCGGTGCCAGTCGAGACCGGACTATTTGAACTGCTACAGAAGGCGAAAACGCTCTCGCGGCAAACGGGCGGAGCCTTTGATGTAACGGCTGGGCAGTTGAGCAAAACGTGGGGCTTTTATCGCCGCGCGGGACGCATGCCGTCGGCTGATGAGATTGAGGAAGCTCTAGCGACGGTCGGTTACGAGCAACTGGAATTGGCTGCCGACCAACAGTCGGTGCAGTTTCTCAAGCCCGGTATGGAAATCAATCTCGGCGCGATCGGCAAGGGTTATGCGCTCGATCGTGCCGCCGACATGTTGAAAGAAAAAGAACTCTGCGATTGCCTGCTGCACGGCGGCAACAGCAGCGTGCTCGCGCGGGGCCATCGCGAGGGAGATGCCGGCGGCTGGACGATCGCGCTGAAACATCCGCTCCGGCCGACCGAGCGATTTGCCGAGTTCACTCTCCGCGATCAAGCTCTCGGCACTTCCGGCAGCGGCACGCAGTATTTTCACCACGGCGGCCGGCGGTATGGTCACATTATCGATCCGCGCAATGGTTGGCCGGCGGAGAAAATCCTCTCCAGCACAGTCATCGCCCCCACGGCTGCCGAAGCCGATGCGTTTTCGACGGCCCTGTATGTGATGACGCTCGACGAAGCGGCCGCGTTCGCGCAACAGCGGCCCGATGTCGCCGCCCTCCTCACCACCTTCGGCAAGCATCCTGGCGAAATCGGCGTCCATCCGTTTAACCTCGCCGACGACGCTTGGCGTGTTTAG
- a CDS encoding prenyltransferase/squalene oxidase repeat-containing protein: protein MLPICRRNFLAATGSLLGAGLAGNFLPAAAQAKFGDAERLAATLIKPATQAAIDKALAWLASRQNDDGSFGGNGYSRNIAVVSLAGMAFLSAGNTPGRGEYGEHVNKCISYVLNAADESGFVSVPSTASHGPMYDHGFATLFLAEIYGMTPDSDVRDKLHRAVRLIVTTQNQEGGWRYQPKPVEADISVTICQMMALRAARNAGLYVPNETVDRCIEYVKRSQNADGGFMYMLQGGPSKFPRSAAGVVALYSAGIYEGDEIRKGLDYISQQLPKAEDFSRDTHAMYGHYYATQAMWQAGGEHWNKWYPAIHDVLLKWQQNDGSWMDLICAEYGTAMACIILQMPNNYLPIFQR from the coding sequence ATGTTGCCAATTTGCCGCCGAAATTTTCTCGCTGCCACGGGAAGCCTGCTAGGAGCAGGACTCGCTGGCAATTTTCTGCCTGCTGCTGCGCAGGCCAAATTCGGCGATGCCGAACGCCTGGCCGCAACCCTGATCAAGCCCGCCACCCAAGCCGCCATCGACAAAGCACTCGCCTGGCTCGCCAGCCGGCAGAACGACGATGGCTCGTTCGGCGGCAATGGTTACAGCCGCAACATCGCCGTGGTCAGTCTCGCCGGCATGGCCTTCCTTTCGGCCGGCAACACTCCTGGCCGCGGTGAGTATGGCGAGCATGTCAACAAATGCATCAGCTATGTGCTGAATGCTGCCGATGAGAGCGGCTTTGTTTCGGTGCCGTCGACGGCTTCGCACGGGCCGATGTACGACCACGGCTTTGCGACCCTGTTCCTCGCCGAAATTTACGGCATGACGCCCGATTCCGATGTGCGCGACAAATTGCATCGCGCGGTTCGGCTGATCGTGACAACACAGAATCAAGAGGGTGGCTGGCGGTATCAGCCCAAGCCGGTCGAAGCAGACATCAGCGTGACCATTTGCCAGATGATGGCCCTCCGCGCCGCTCGCAACGCCGGCCTCTATGTGCCGAATGAAACGGTCGACCGCTGTATTGAATATGTGAAACGCAGCCAGAACGCCGACGGCGGATTCATGTACATGCTGCAGGGCGGCCCGAGCAAGTTCCCGCGTTCCGCCGCTGGAGTCGTCGCGCTCTATAGCGCCGGCATCTACGAGGGAGATGAAATTCGCAAAGGCCTCGATTACATTTCGCAGCAGTTGCCGAAGGCCGAAGACTTCAGCCGCGATACGCATGCGATGTACGGCCATTACTACGCCACCCAGGCCATGTGGCAAGCCGGCGGCGAGCACTGGAACAAATGGTATCCCGCCATTCACGATGTGCTACTCAAATGGCAGCAAAACGACGGCTCGTGGATGGATCTGATCTGTGCCGAATATGGCACAGCCATGGCGTGCATCATTCTGCAAATGCCCAACAACTACTTGCCGATTTTCCAACGGTGA
- a CDS encoding sulfatase: MFRNAVCLVALLASLSLLSTTALAQNAKPKNVLFLVADDLNCDLHCYGAEQVATPNIDALAASGTRFDRAYCQYPLCSPSRSSFLTGRRPNATKVLKNPGAGKFATDYTSASPHFREALPNWVSMPQLFKNNGYQVARVGKLYHYGVPGQIGTPGLDDKASWEYVVNPAGRDKAEENKIFSLTPGSYGASLSWLRAEGTDLEQTDGLSATAAISLLEQYKDKPFFLAVGFFRPHTPYVAPQKYFTTPPSEIKLPSLSADDKSRTPAAAYVSAKPEQEKMTDAQRQEAIQAYHASISFMDAQVGRVVDGLKKLGLAENTVIVFTSDHGYHMYEHGLWQKMSLFENSARVPLIVVDPAAKSKGKVSTSLAELVDLYPTLADLCGLKAPAEVDGLSLQPVLNDPAATVKDAAFTQCRQGYSIRTTQYRFTSWNGGKAGEQLYDLKADPQEAKNLVAEPQHEKLVAELRARLQEYAKNEPAGN; the protein is encoded by the coding sequence ATGTTTCGAAACGCCGTTTGCCTGGTAGCGTTGCTCGCTTCTCTCTCGTTGCTATCGACGACTGCTCTGGCGCAGAACGCCAAGCCCAAGAACGTCCTGTTTCTCGTCGCCGATGATTTGAACTGCGATTTGCATTGCTATGGGGCCGAGCAAGTCGCCACGCCGAATATCGATGCGCTGGCGGCGAGCGGCACACGGTTCGACCGGGCTTATTGCCAGTACCCGCTCTGCAGCCCGAGTCGTTCGTCGTTCCTCACCGGTCGTCGGCCGAATGCCACAAAGGTCTTGAAGAATCCCGGCGCGGGGAAGTTTGCCACCGATTACACCTCGGCATCGCCTCACTTTCGCGAAGCCTTGCCGAACTGGGTGAGCATGCCGCAGCTGTTTAAGAACAATGGTTATCAAGTGGCCCGCGTTGGCAAGCTCTATCACTACGGCGTGCCCGGCCAGATCGGCACGCCGGGGCTTGATGACAAGGCTTCGTGGGAATATGTCGTGAATCCCGCCGGCCGCGACAAAGCCGAAGAGAACAAGATTTTCAGTCTCACGCCGGGGAGCTACGGTGCTTCGCTCAGTTGGCTGCGGGCGGAAGGAACCGATCTGGAACAAACCGACGGCCTGAGCGCGACGGCCGCGATCAGCCTGTTGGAGCAATACAAAGACAAGCCATTCTTTCTCGCGGTTGGTTTCTTTCGGCCACACACGCCCTATGTCGCGCCGCAGAAATACTTCACGACGCCACCCAGTGAGATCAAACTGCCATCTCTTTCGGCCGACGACAAATCGCGCACACCGGCGGCCGCTTACGTGAGTGCCAAGCCTGAGCAAGAGAAAATGACCGACGCGCAGCGGCAAGAAGCGATTCAAGCCTATCACGCCTCGATCTCGTTTATGGATGCTCAAGTGGGCCGCGTGGTCGACGGGCTGAAGAAGCTGGGCCTCGCCGAAAACACCGTGATCGTCTTCACGAGCGACCACGGCTACCACATGTACGAGCACGGTCTGTGGCAGAAGATGAGCCTCTTTGAAAACAGCGCTCGCGTGCCGCTGATCGTGGTCGATCCAGCAGCAAAGTCGAAAGGAAAAGTATCGACGTCACTGGCCGAGCTCGTCGATCTCTACCCGACCCTCGCCGATCTGTGCGGACTGAAAGCCCCTGCCGAAGTCGACGGCCTCAGCCTGCAACCCGTCCTCAACGATCCCGCCGCAACGGTCAAAGACGCCGCCTTCACGCAATGCCGCCAAGGCTACAGCATCCGCACCACGCAATATCGCTTTACTTCGTGGAACGGCGGCAAAGCTGGCGAACAACTCTACGACCTGAAAGCCGATCCGCAGGAAGCAAAAAATCTAGTCGCCGAGCCGCAGCACGAGAAGTTAGTCGCTGAGTTGCGTGCCCGACTGCAGGAATATGCAAAGAATGAACCGGCAGGGAATTAA
- the trpE gene encoding anthranilate synthase component I has protein sequence MPNSPHLPALADAQKLAAGHKLVPVYRRLLSDSLTPVSAFHLLDQGGYASLFESVIGGEKVGRYTFVAMDPFLSLTARGNQVTVKSEQGEETLTIDDPLVELRRRLAEFPAAHLPELPPFTGGAIGYCAYDVVRYVEKLKNPPKDDRGLPDLCFGLVDRMLVFDNVNKTLYVIAMARLDKFADFETAYADAQRRVDEWVEKLTQAAALPPVDIQRSNKLSLSFKSNTTSSAYQDAVKKCVEYIRAGDIFQVVLSQRLQLELNCDPFEVYRTLRVVNPSPFMFFLRTPETTLVGSSPEVMCRVQDGIVTVRPLAGTRKRGETDEEDRRLADELMKDPKERAEHVMLVDLGRNDVGRVARFGSVKLSDVMVIERYSHVMHITSNVTGELRPELDAFDAMKACLPAGTVSGAPKVRAMEIIDELEPHRRGPYAGAVGYIDYAGNMDTCIALRTLVVQGNQAYVQAGAGIVADSDPESEYQETLNKARGLLLAIEMTQQRAAR, from the coding sequence ATGCCAAACTCCCCTCATTTGCCTGCTCTTGCCGATGCCCAGAAACTTGCTGCCGGGCACAAGCTTGTTCCCGTTTATCGCCGGCTGCTCAGCGATAGCCTCACGCCCGTGAGTGCGTTCCACCTGCTCGATCAGGGTGGCTATGCCTCGCTATTCGAAAGCGTGATCGGCGGCGAGAAAGTCGGCCGCTATACGTTCGTGGCGATGGACCCGTTCCTGTCGCTCACCGCCCGCGGCAACCAAGTGACGGTGAAGAGCGAGCAGGGGGAAGAGACGCTCACCATCGACGACCCGCTCGTCGAACTCCGTCGCCGCTTGGCCGAGTTTCCCGCGGCTCACTTGCCCGAGCTGCCGCCGTTCACGGGCGGGGCCATTGGTTACTGTGCGTATGACGTGGTTCGCTACGTCGAAAAACTGAAGAATCCACCGAAGGACGATCGCGGCTTGCCGGATCTGTGCTTCGGACTCGTCGATCGGATGCTGGTGTTCGACAACGTCAACAAGACGCTGTACGTCATCGCTATGGCTCGGCTCGATAAGTTCGCTGACTTCGAAACTGCGTATGCCGATGCACAGCGGCGCGTCGATGAATGGGTCGAGAAACTGACGCAAGCAGCCGCGCTGCCGCCGGTCGACATTCAGCGTTCGAACAAACTCTCGCTGTCATTCAAATCGAATACGACTTCGTCTGCCTACCAAGACGCCGTAAAGAAGTGCGTTGAATACATCCGCGCCGGCGACATTTTTCAAGTCGTCCTCAGCCAGCGTTTGCAGCTCGAGCTCAACTGCGATCCCTTCGAGGTCTATCGCACGCTGCGTGTCGTGAACCCGAGCCCGTTCATGTTTTTCCTCCGCACGCCGGAGACCACACTCGTCGGCAGCTCGCCCGAGGTGATGTGCCGCGTGCAGGACGGCATCGTGACGGTTCGGCCGCTCGCCGGCACCCGCAAGCGCGGCGAAACTGACGAAGAAGATCGCCGCCTGGCCGATGAACTGATGAAGGACCCGAAAGAACGGGCCGAACACGTGATGCTGGTCGATCTAGGCCGCAACGACGTCGGCCGCGTTGCCCGCTTCGGCAGCGTGAAGCTCAGCGACGTGATGGTCATCGAACGCTATAGCCACGTGATGCACATCACATCGAACGTGACTGGCGAACTCCGGCCCGAACTCGATGCCTTCGACGCGATGAAAGCGTGTCTGCCGGCTGGCACTGTTTCGGGTGCTCCCAAAGTTCGCGCGATGGAAATCATCGACGAGCTCGAACCCCATCGCCGCGGCCCTTATGCCGGCGCGGTTGGTTACATCGATTACGCGGGAAACATGGACACCTGCATCGCGCTGCGGACGCTTGTCGTGCAAGGGAACCAAGCCTACGTGCAAGCCGGCGCCGGCATCGTGGCCGACAGCGATCCGGAGAGTGAGTATCAGGAAACTCTCAATAAGGCTCGTGGGCTTTTGCTGGCGATTGAGATGACCCAGCAACGCGCGGCACGATAG
- a CDS encoding PAS domain-containing hybrid sensor histidine kinase/response regulator: protein MAAVSQLLADLATGVALLTIPVLALFLAFTNRLRMNVLYWLLIVLLVAAGAMHMTQAIPWLRENNTLHFIVGTTMAILSWATLITLLIVVPRLLEQRSPEELQHQIIRRELAETRLKETIALYQSLNESLPLNVIRKDLAGGFIDCNQRFCDTLQRSRESILHRNDFDFFPEEQAAKYRYDDMQVISTGQPLEVVEEYVGPHGEKLYMQVLKAPVRDAAGKIIGVQGMFWDVTLRMRAEDALRASDARFRKLGQSSIIGVIVATFDGRILEANDAFLHMIGRTREEFTKGMVRWDEITPADFRAGDEQAIATLLEHDDCAPYEKEFIHAAGHRVPVLIGVTMLSRSPQECICFVADITKQKQTERELTAAKEAADLANRAKSQFLANMSHEVRTPMNAVIGLTELVLNTPLEMQQREYLQLVLQSGEGLLSVINDVLDFSKVESGHIELDRQPVALRECLGDALKSLAVRAHSKQLELLLDVGPDVPEWVVADRGRLRQVIINLVSNSIKFTYAGEVIVNVALVGKSASVHEQSVEVKFSVTDTGIGIAQEKQRLIFEPFEQADASTTRQFGGTGLGLTIVQRLVDLMGGSIDVASNLGRGSTFHFTLTLDTCPAPASAVAQRAVSLDGARVMVVDDHATSRRILEETLRSWRMQPLLFSSTQAAIQHFEASNGQPPCDLVLADVRQNDHEAWQLLEQIRGNPATADLPVILLMSHDILDIAPQCQRFGIKTRLFKPVKQSELLDALADALHSDELNDGEKSAPLPASTSPVAVRSLRILLAEDSLVNQRLAVGTLERLGHQTTIANNGQEALSLLQRQSFDLVLMDIQMPELDGLETSLRIREQEKRTGGHIPIIAVTAHALKGDRERCLEVGMDGYVSKPIRQKLLIEEIEHVLGTSLAPRPVSADDYSVNGVSPINWQVALDFCGGDPALLRDIAEAFLEEWPKRSTEIRRALDACDFELLHRAAHTVKGSMRYFGAHQAFQTALDLELRGSQKSDAGAEEIWTRLQHEVQCVVPPLVEYVQGRLQLPAMPVAV from the coding sequence ATGGCGGCGGTCTCGCAACTCCTAGCCGATCTCGCGACGGGCGTCGCGCTCCTGACCATACCCGTCCTCGCGCTCTTCCTCGCGTTCACCAACCGCCTGCGGATGAACGTGTTGTATTGGTTGCTGATTGTGCTACTCGTCGCCGCCGGCGCGATGCACATGACGCAGGCCATTCCTTGGCTGCGCGAAAACAATACGCTGCATTTCATCGTCGGCACGACGATGGCCATTCTCTCGTGGGCCACACTCATCACGCTCTTGATCGTGGTGCCGCGGTTGCTCGAGCAGCGCAGCCCCGAAGAGCTGCAGCATCAGATCATCCGCCGCGAGTTGGCCGAAACGCGTCTGAAAGAAACGATCGCACTCTATCAGTCGTTGAATGAAAGTCTGCCGCTCAACGTGATCCGCAAGGATCTGGCCGGCGGTTTTATCGATTGCAATCAGCGATTTTGCGATACGCTGCAGCGCTCGCGTGAATCGATCTTGCACCGGAACGACTTCGATTTTTTCCCCGAAGAGCAAGCGGCCAAGTATCGCTACGACGATATGCAGGTCATCTCCACCGGCCAACCACTGGAAGTCGTCGAAGAATACGTCGGCCCGCATGGCGAGAAGTTGTACATGCAGGTGCTCAAGGCGCCCGTCCGCGATGCCGCGGGCAAGATCATCGGCGTGCAAGGAATGTTCTGGGATGTCACGCTTCGCATGCGAGCCGAAGATGCCTTGCGGGCCAGCGATGCTCGCTTCCGTAAGCTGGGGCAGTCGAGCATTATCGGCGTGATTGTCGCCACCTTCGACGGCCGCATCCTCGAAGCCAACGACGCCTTCCTGCATATGATCGGCCGGACGCGCGAGGAGTTTACCAAGGGGATGGTCCGCTGGGATGAAATCACGCCGGCCGATTTTCGCGCGGGCGACGAGCAGGCTATCGCCACGTTGCTCGAACACGACGATTGTGCTCCCTACGAAAAGGAATTCATCCACGCCGCCGGCCATCGCGTGCCCGTGCTGATCGGCGTGACGATGCTCAGCCGTTCGCCGCAAGAATGCATTTGCTTCGTGGCCGATATCACGAAACAGAAACAGACCGAGCGCGAACTAACTGCCGCCAAAGAAGCAGCCGACCTGGCGAACCGCGCCAAGAGCCAATTCCTGGCCAACATGAGCCACGAAGTTCGCACGCCCATGAACGCCGTGATCGGCCTGACCGAGCTTGTGCTCAATACGCCGCTCGAAATGCAACAGCGCGAATATCTGCAACTCGTGCTGCAATCGGGCGAAGGCTTGCTCTCGGTCATCAACGACGTGCTCGACTTTTCGAAGGTCGAATCTGGACACATCGAGCTCGATCGGCAACCGGTTGCGCTGCGCGAATGTCTGGGGGATGCGCTCAAGTCGCTCGCCGTGCGCGCTCACAGCAAGCAGCTGGAGCTGTTGCTCGACGTCGGTCCAGACGTGCCCGAGTGGGTTGTCGCTGATCGGGGTCGGCTGCGGCAAGTGATCATCAATTTGGTGAGCAACTCGATCAAGTTCACCTACGCGGGCGAAGTGATCGTGAATGTTGCGCTCGTCGGCAAGAGCGCCAGCGTGCACGAACAATCGGTCGAAGTGAAATTCTCGGTCACCGACACCGGCATCGGCATCGCGCAGGAAAAACAGCGTCTCATCTTCGAGCCCTTCGAGCAGGCCGATGCCTCGACCACGCGGCAGTTCGGCGGCACGGGGCTGGGGCTGACGATTGTGCAGCGGCTCGTCGATCTCATGGGTGGCTCGATCGACGTCGCCAGCAATCTGGGCCGCGGCAGTACGTTTCATTTCACCCTCACGCTCGATACTTGCCCGGCACCCGCTTCGGCGGTCGCTCAGCGCGCGGTGAGTCTCGATGGCGCCCGCGTGATGGTTGTCGACGATCACGCCACCAGTCGGCGAATTTTGGAAGAAACGCTTCGTAGTTGGCGGATGCAGCCGCTGCTCTTCAGCAGCACGCAGGCCGCGATTCAACATTTCGAAGCATCGAATGGTCAGCCTCCTTGCGATCTCGTGCTCGCCGATGTTCGGCAAAATGATCACGAGGCCTGGCAACTGCTCGAACAGATTCGCGGCAACCCGGCCACGGCCGATCTGCCGGTGATTCTGCTGATGTCGCACGACATTCTCGACATAGCGCCGCAATGTCAGCGGTTCGGCATTAAGACGCGCCTGTTCAAACCGGTGAAGCAATCGGAGCTGCTCGACGCTCTTGCCGATGCGCTGCATTCCGACGAATTGAACGACGGCGAAAAGAGTGCGCCGCTGCCGGCCTCGACGTCGCCGGTCGCCGTTCGTTCGCTGCGAATTCTGCTGGCGGAAGACAGCCTGGTGAATCAGCGGCTGGCCGTTGGGACGCTTGAGCGGCTCGGCCATCAAACAACGATTGCGAACAACGGGCAAGAGGCTTTGTCGCTCTTGCAGCGGCAGTCGTTCGATCTGGTCCTGATGGACATTCAAATGCCCGAGCTCGATGGCCTGGAGACAAGCCTGCGCATTCGCGAGCAGGAAAAACGCACCGGTGGTCACATTCCGATCATCGCGGTAACCGCCCATGCATTAAAAGGAGATCGCGAGCGTTGCCTGGAGGTCGGCATGGACGGTTATGTATCGAAACCGATCCGGCAGAAGTTGCTCATCGAGGAGATCGAGCACGTGCTGGGAACGTCGCTCGCGCCGCGGCCGGTATCGGCCGACGATTACTCGGTGAATGGCGTGAGTCCGATCAACTGGCAAGTGGCTCTCGATTTCTGCGGTGGCGATCCGGCGCTGTTACGCGATATCGCCGAAGCCTTTCTCGAAGAATGGCCGAAGCGCTCGACCGAAATCCGCCGCGCGCTCGATGCCTGCGATTTTGAACTGCTGCATCGCGCCGCCCACACGGTAAAAGGTTCGATGCGCTACTTCGGCGCTCATCAAGCCTTTCAAACGGCGCTCGATCTGGAATTGCGCGGCTCGCAAAAGAGCGACGCCGGGGCCGAAGAGATCTGGACGCGATTGCAGCATGAAGTGCAATGCGTCGTGCCGCCCCTCGTCGAGTACGTCCAAGGCCGCCTGCAATTGCCGGCGATGCCAGTGGCTGTTTAA
- a CDS encoding nucleotidyltransferase family protein, which translates to MSTTPSSIPDPAGWTSTTVSMGPEILDRMERAVTKVRERLLRATKALNQAGIPYAVVGGHAVASWVATIDEGAVRNTRDVDLLVRRNDLPVITSVLEQAGFVAGKAMDVVLFRDGEDGKPSEAIHLLFAGEKTRPDHLLPAPEIETIDDPANFRVLQLESVLIMKLMSNRDKDRTHLRDLIALGLIDATWLPNLPTELAARLQHLLDTPDG; encoded by the coding sequence ATGAGCACGACACCTTCTTCAATACCCGATCCCGCAGGCTGGACGTCAACCACCGTCAGCATGGGGCCTGAGATACTCGATCGGATGGAGCGCGCCGTGACCAAAGTTCGTGAACGCTTGCTGCGCGCGACAAAAGCCCTGAACCAAGCCGGCATTCCGTACGCCGTGGTCGGTGGACATGCGGTGGCGTCGTGGGTGGCCACGATTGATGAAGGCGCTGTTCGCAATACGCGCGATGTAGATCTGCTTGTGCGCCGCAACGATTTGCCCGTCATCACCAGTGTGCTTGAGCAAGCGGGTTTCGTGGCCGGCAAGGCGATGGACGTAGTCTTGTTTCGTGATGGCGAGGATGGCAAACCCAGCGAGGCGATTCACTTGCTCTTCGCTGGCGAAAAGACGCGGCCCGATCATTTGCTCCCCGCACCGGAGATCGAAACGATCGATGATCCCGCGAACTTTCGAGTTTTGCAGCTGGAGTCGGTGCTGATCATGAAGCTGATGAGCAATCGCGATAAGGATCGGACTCATCTTCGTGACTTAATTGCCTTGGGCTTGATCGACGCCACCTGGCTGCCGAACTTGCCCACCGAACTCGCCGCGCGGTTGCAGCACTTGCTCGATACGCCCGATGGTTAA
- a CDS encoding phosphotransferase family protein, translating into MLELNEQNAVEILHAHGHLPTRQGVTVRELSGGVSNAVFLIEHGDERFVVKQARGKLRVAADWQCSVERIWREVEVLAAYAALLDGSALKFGQIPALLWKNNELYAYAMTAAPPEAETWKQRLLAGKIDFALAEAAGSMLGYLHGRSWNRADLADQFQDRTYFAQLRLEPYYLAAAQAFPRLSNPLSDLVDQTWRERHALVHGDFSPKNLLVTEQSLLLIDFEVGHFGDPAFDLGFFLTHLYLKAIHLPANRDRILLLIDQFAHDYSARISSFISSDDRQLLWRRTRQHLAGCLVARVHGKSPVDYLAADEQARAVGLAEKLFAIDETVSWEETTQLLRNELNS; encoded by the coding sequence ATGCTCGAGCTCAACGAACAAAACGCCGTCGAGATTCTGCACGCCCACGGCCATCTGCCGACAAGGCAGGGCGTGACTGTGCGCGAACTTTCCGGCGGAGTCTCGAACGCGGTGTTTCTGATCGAGCACGGCGACGAGCGTTTTGTTGTGAAGCAAGCTCGCGGCAAATTGCGGGTGGCTGCTGATTGGCAATGCAGCGTCGAGCGGATCTGGCGAGAAGTGGAAGTGCTGGCGGCGTACGCGGCGCTGCTCGATGGAAGTGCGCTTAAATTCGGCCAGATTCCCGCGTTGCTCTGGAAAAACAACGAGCTCTACGCCTACGCGATGACCGCTGCCCCTCCAGAAGCGGAGACCTGGAAACAGCGGTTGCTCGCCGGAAAAATCGACTTCGCGCTCGCCGAGGCGGCTGGCTCGATGCTGGGCTATCTGCACGGGCGCAGTTGGAACCGCGCCGACCTGGCAGATCAATTTCAAGATCGAACGTACTTCGCACAGCTGCGTCTCGAGCCGTATTATCTGGCAGCCGCTCAAGCTTTTCCCCGTTTATCGAATCCACTGTCGGATCTAGTTGATCAGACCTGGCGCGAACGGCATGCTCTGGTGCATGGCGATTTCAGCCCCAAGAATTTACTCGTCACCGAGCAGTCGTTGCTGCTGATCGATTTCGAAGTTGGCCACTTCGGCGATCCGGCATTCGACTTGGGATTCTTCCTGACGCATCTCTATTTGAAGGCGATTCATCTCCCCGCGAACCGCGATCGAATCTTGTTGCTCATTGATCAATTCGCTCACGACTATTCCGCCCGCATCAGTTCGTTTATATCGTCGGACGATCGCCAGTTGCTTTGGCGGCGAACTAGGCAGCACTTGGCCGGTTGCCTTGTGGCGCGTGTCCATGGCAAAAGCCCGGTCGATTATTTAGCTGCTGACGAGCAAGCGCGAGCGGTAGGCTTGGCCGAGAAACTGTTTGCAATCGATGAAACGGTTTCGTGGGAAGAGACAACTCAGCTGTTAAGAAACGAACTGAACTCTTAA